One genomic segment of Suricata suricatta isolate VVHF042 chromosome 16, meerkat_22Aug2017_6uvM2_HiC, whole genome shotgun sequence includes these proteins:
- the LOC115280036 gene encoding zinc finger protein 773-like isoform X2: MTFEDVAVYFSWEEWGLLDEAQRLLYRDVMLETFALMASLGLGSSRIHEITQLEWWREPSLPPHGVMTAAVPRGVRRRAEVEEPPSERKGCVEGAFRAKLQQQKLHCGERPLRRQEGGDSGKDFPVSAGFLAHQVTHSGGKPCQSTGDGEAFHPGKRHYKCNECGKAFGQKYLLVQHQRLHTGEKPYECSECGKLFSHKSNLFIHQIVHTGERPYGCRECGKSFSRNADLIQHQRVHTGEKPFTCSECGKAFRHNSTLVQHHRIHTGVRPYECSECGKFFSFNSSLMKHQRVHTGERPYKCSECGKFYSHKSSLINHWRVHTGERPYECRECGKFFSQSSSLMQHRKVHTGEKPFKCNECGRFFSENSSLVKHQRVHTGARPYECRECGKFFRHSSSLVKHRRIHTGEMPYECSDCGKSFSQRFNLLQHQKAHSGERS; this comes from the exons ATGACCTTCGAGGACGTGGCTGTCTACTTCTCGTGGGAAGAGTGGGGTCTCCTTGATGAAGCCCAGAGACTCCTGTACCGCGATGTGATGCTGGAGACCTTTGCACTGATGGCCTCTCTGG GACTCGGGTCTTCCAGGATTCATGAGATTACCCAGTTGGAGTGGTGGAGAGAGCCCTCTTTGCCTCCCCATGGAGTCATGACCGCAGCTGTGCCAAGAG GTGTGCGGCGTAGAGCAGAGGTGGAGGAACCGCCTTCTGAGCGGAAAGGTTGTGTTGAAGGAGCGTTCAGAGCAAAACTTCAACAGCAGAAGCTGCACTGTGGAGAGAGACCTTTGAGAAGACAAGAGGGTGGGGACAGTGGAAAGGACTTCCCAGTTAGTGCTGGTTTTCTGGCCCATCAAGTGACCCATAGTGGAGGGAAGCCATGCCAGAGCACCGGAGACGGGGAAGCCTTCCACCCTGGAAAAAGGCATTACAAAtgcaatgaatgtgggaaagcctttggTCAGAAATACTTACTTGTTCAGCACCAGAGACTACACACTGGAGAAAAGCCTTATGAGTGCAGCGAATGCGGGAAATTATTTAGCCATAAATCAAACCTTTTTATACACCAAAtagttcacactggagaaaggcctTATGGGTGTAGGGAGTGTGGAAAATCCTTCAGCCGCAATGCCGACCTCATTCAACACCAGAGAGTCCACACTGGAGAAAAACCTTTTACATGCagtgaatgtggaaaagccttcagGCATAATTCCACGCTGGTTCAGCATCACAGGATCCACACTGGGGTGAGGCCTTATGAGTGCAGCGAATGTGGGAAGTTCTTTAGCTTTAACTCAAGCCTCATGAAACACCAGagagttcacactggagaaagacCTTATaagtgcagtgaatgtgggaaattCTATAGCCACAAGTCAAGCCTTATTAATCACTGGAGggttcacactggagaaaggcctTATGAGTGCAGAGAATGTGGGAAGTTTTTTAGTCAAAGCTCTAGCCTCATGCAACATCGAAaagttcacactggagaaaagccTTTTAAGTGCAACGAATGTGGAAGATTCTTCAGCGAGAATTCCAGCCTTGTTAAACACCAGAGGGTTCACACTGGAGCGAGACCTTATGAGTGCAGGGAATGTGGGAAATTTTTTCGCCATAGCTCCAGCCTTGTTAAACATCGGAGGATTCACACTGGAGAAATGCCTTATGAGTGCAGTGATTGTGGGAAATCGTTTAGCCAGCGTTTCAACCTCCTTCAACACCAGAAAGCTCACAGTGGAGAAAGGTCTTGA
- the LOC115279924 gene encoding zinc finger protein 80-like has protein sequence MKTGLVPFKETLPGEMSPECGHLGTGKNQCTQDFQERVSAGDGLHEYGSRRDPSTHGGKNHKCKEYGNGFENNQFLLQHKWIHTIVKQSTCSKCGEAFLRQAVLTSTAECVRKAFRRRSHLRDPWRIHNGGKLYMYGECGKPFARRSGFEKLYECSECGKTYSHRSTLTTHQKLHSGVKAHKCKRCGKAFYRNTDLGQHQRTHTEFQKRPF, from the exons ATGAAGACAGGGCTAGTCCCTTTCAAGGAGACCCTCCCTGGAGAGATGAGCCCTGAGTGTGGTCATTTGGGAACAGGTAAAAATCAGTGCACGCAGGACTTCCAGGAGCGAGTCTCTGCAGGGGATGGTCTCCATGAGTATGGATCGCGGAGGGACCCTTCAACTCATGGAGGGAAGAACCACAAGTGCAAGGAATATGGGAACGGGTTTGAGAACAATCAGTTCCTTCTCCAACATAAGTGGATTCACACTATAGTGAAACAGTCCACGTGCAGCAAGTGCGGGGAGGCCTTCCTCAGGCAGGCAGTGCTCACCAGCACCGCCGAGTGCGTCAG GAAGGCCTTCCGCCGCAGGTCACACCTCAGGGACCCCTGGCGCATCCACAATGGAGGGAAGCTGTACATGTATGGCGAGTGCGGAAAGCCCTTTGCCCGCCGCTCTGGTTTT GAGAAGCTCTACGAGTGCAGCGAGTGCGGAAAGACCTACAGCCACCGCTCAACCCTCACCACTCATCAGAAGCTCCACAGTGGAGTAAAGGCCCATAAGTGCAAGAGATGTGGGAAGGCCTTTTACCGGAACACAGACCTCGGTCAACATCAGAGAACTCATACTGAGTTCCAAAAGAGACCTTTTTAA
- the LOC115280036 gene encoding zinc finger protein 773-like isoform X1 produces MAEATLRDPAPGHMTFEDVAVYFSWEEWGLLDEAQRLLYRDVMLETFALMASLGLGSSRIHEITQLEWWREPSLPPHGVMTAAVPRGVRRRAEVEEPPSERKGCVEGAFRAKLQQQKLHCGERPLRRQEGGDSGKDFPVSAGFLAHQVTHSGGKPCQSTGDGEAFHPGKRHYKCNECGKAFGQKYLLVQHQRLHTGEKPYECSECGKLFSHKSNLFIHQIVHTGERPYGCRECGKSFSRNADLIQHQRVHTGEKPFTCSECGKAFRHNSTLVQHHRIHTGVRPYECSECGKFFSFNSSLMKHQRVHTGERPYKCSECGKFYSHKSSLINHWRVHTGERPYECRECGKFFSQSSSLMQHRKVHTGEKPFKCNECGRFFSENSSLVKHQRVHTGARPYECRECGKFFRHSSSLVKHRRIHTGEMPYECSDCGKSFSQRFNLLQHQKAHSGERS; encoded by the exons ATGGCGGAGGCCACGCTGAGGGACCCGGCTCCG GGCCACATGACCTTCGAGGACGTGGCTGTCTACTTCTCGTGGGAAGAGTGGGGTCTCCTTGATGAAGCCCAGAGACTCCTGTACCGCGATGTGATGCTGGAGACCTTTGCACTGATGGCCTCTCTGG GACTCGGGTCTTCCAGGATTCATGAGATTACCCAGTTGGAGTGGTGGAGAGAGCCCTCTTTGCCTCCCCATGGAGTCATGACCGCAGCTGTGCCAAGAG GTGTGCGGCGTAGAGCAGAGGTGGAGGAACCGCCTTCTGAGCGGAAAGGTTGTGTTGAAGGAGCGTTCAGAGCAAAACTTCAACAGCAGAAGCTGCACTGTGGAGAGAGACCTTTGAGAAGACAAGAGGGTGGGGACAGTGGAAAGGACTTCCCAGTTAGTGCTGGTTTTCTGGCCCATCAAGTGACCCATAGTGGAGGGAAGCCATGCCAGAGCACCGGAGACGGGGAAGCCTTCCACCCTGGAAAAAGGCATTACAAAtgcaatgaatgtgggaaagcctttggTCAGAAATACTTACTTGTTCAGCACCAGAGACTACACACTGGAGAAAAGCCTTATGAGTGCAGCGAATGCGGGAAATTATTTAGCCATAAATCAAACCTTTTTATACACCAAAtagttcacactggagaaaggcctTATGGGTGTAGGGAGTGTGGAAAATCCTTCAGCCGCAATGCCGACCTCATTCAACACCAGAGAGTCCACACTGGAGAAAAACCTTTTACATGCagtgaatgtggaaaagccttcagGCATAATTCCACGCTGGTTCAGCATCACAGGATCCACACTGGGGTGAGGCCTTATGAGTGCAGCGAATGTGGGAAGTTCTTTAGCTTTAACTCAAGCCTCATGAAACACCAGagagttcacactggagaaagacCTTATaagtgcagtgaatgtgggaaattCTATAGCCACAAGTCAAGCCTTATTAATCACTGGAGggttcacactggagaaaggcctTATGAGTGCAGAGAATGTGGGAAGTTTTTTAGTCAAAGCTCTAGCCTCATGCAACATCGAAaagttcacactggagaaaagccTTTTAAGTGCAACGAATGTGGAAGATTCTTCAGCGAGAATTCCAGCCTTGTTAAACACCAGAGGGTTCACACTGGAGCGAGACCTTATGAGTGCAGGGAATGTGGGAAATTTTTTCGCCATAGCTCCAGCCTTGTTAAACATCGGAGGATTCACACTGGAGAAATGCCTTATGAGTGCAGTGATTGTGGGAAATCGTTTAGCCAGCGTTTCAACCTCCTTCAACACCAGAAAGCTCACAGTGGAGAAAGGTCTTGA